The following are from one region of the Deinococcus misasensis DSM 22328 genome:
- a CDS encoding GNAT family N-acetyltransferase: protein MLRNLLAEDHATVQVWQEDYVAQHIRWWENAYQTTAQNTPLQVAERDWEELMAATTRADQFVQVYGEKPLGIIYGRIRQDPYLGLPIGQLSWIYVDPESRGLGVADHLIQGLFSWFSEQGVAGREVFVTAANPAAVRVYERHGFQVVDHRMLGPGIQSDS, encoded by the coding sequence ATGCTCAGAAACCTGCTTGCAGAAGACCACGCCACCGTGCAAGTGTGGCAGGAAGATTACGTTGCACAGCACATCAGGTGGTGGGAAAACGCCTACCAGACCACCGCCCAAAACACCCCCCTTCAGGTGGCCGAAAGGGACTGGGAAGAATTGATGGCCGCCACCACCCGGGCAGACCAGTTCGTGCAGGTTTACGGTGAAAAACCGCTGGGCATCATTTACGGACGGATCCGGCAGGACCCTTACTTGGGCCTCCCCATCGGGCAACTCTCGTGGATTTACGTGGACCCCGAGAGCCGGGGCCTCGGGGTGGCAGACCACTTGATTCAGGGGCTTTTTTCGTGGTTTTCAGAGCAGGGGGTGGCTGGACGGGAAGTGTTCGTGACGGCAGCCAACCCGGCAGCAGTGCGGGTGTATGAAAGGCACGGCTTTCAGGTGGTGGATCACCGCATGCTCGGGCCGGGAATCCAGAGCGACTCCTGA
- a CDS encoding tetracycline resistance MFS efflux pump produces the protein MTDTQPPKHRHALLFLFISAFLGSLGFTLVAPVLPFLVSKYITDQSQLAATIGWLTISYSLCSFFAAPVLGALSDRYGRRPVLLLSLLGSAIGYLIFGWGGALWVLFLGRIIDGLTAGNFSAIFGYLADVTKPEERGKYFGIMGAVFGSGFIIGPAVGGLASHISLEAPFYLAAIITLLNVVWGFFFLPESHHQEHRAEIHLKQLNPFTQIAGLFQIPAIRMLLISGVLFMVPFVMMQTTFAVLVKDTLHWGPDQTSLAFMMVGISDILVQGLLLGWLIRVMGESGVALMGLTLSLLSLVAMALIPVFPLGVLVFSSITGFAIGEGIFNASLGSLVSRVAGPRAQGRVQGGSQALNALSQVVSPGLAGQLYTRAGHGAPYWTGAVMVLLGALSLATQLGNGTPVAETSEG, from the coding sequence ATGACTGACACACAACCCCCCAAACACCGTCATGCACTGCTGTTTCTGTTCATCAGTGCTTTTCTGGGCTCTCTGGGTTTCACACTGGTGGCTCCGGTGCTCCCTTTTCTGGTCTCCAAATACATCACCGACCAGAGCCAACTCGCGGCCACCATCGGCTGGCTGACCATTTCGTATTCGCTGTGCTCCTTTTTCGCTGCCCCGGTGCTGGGTGCCCTCTCTGACCGGTACGGCAGACGCCCGGTCCTTTTGTTGTCCCTTCTGGGATCGGCCATCGGTTACCTGATTTTCGGTTGGGGAGGTGCCCTGTGGGTGCTGTTCCTCGGGCGCATCATTGACGGTCTGACCGCAGGCAATTTCAGTGCAATTTTTGGTTACCTCGCAGATGTCACCAAACCCGAAGAGCGGGGCAAGTACTTCGGCATCATGGGTGCAGTGTTCGGCAGTGGATTCATCATCGGGCCAGCGGTGGGTGGACTCGCCTCCCACATCAGCCTTGAAGCTCCGTTTTATCTGGCGGCCATCATCACCCTGCTGAATGTGGTGTGGGGCTTCTTTTTCCTGCCAGAAAGCCACCATCAGGAGCACCGCGCAGAGATTCATTTGAAGCAACTCAACCCCTTCACCCAGATCGCCGGGCTTTTTCAGATTCCTGCCATCCGCATGCTCCTGATTTCCGGGGTGCTGTTCATGGTGCCTTTCGTGATGATGCAAACCACCTTCGCGGTGCTGGTGAAAGACACCCTGCACTGGGGACCAGACCAGACCAGTCTGGCCTTCATGATGGTCGGCATTTCCGACATTCTGGTGCAGGGTTTGCTGCTCGGCTGGTTGATCCGGGTGATGGGAGAAAGTGGCGTGGCCTTGATGGGCCTCACCTTGAGTCTCCTCAGTCTGGTGGCCATGGCCCTGATTCCCGTTTTCCCTCTGGGGGTTCTGGTGTTCAGCAGCATCACCGGGTTTGCGATTGGCGAAGGCATCTTCAATGCTTCTCTGGGCAGTCTGGTGTCCAGAGTGGCCGGCCCCAGAGCGCAAGGTCGGGTGCAAGGGGGGAGTCAGGCCCTGAATGCCCTCAGTCAGGTGGTCAGTCCCGGGCTTGCGGGCCAGTTGTACACGAGGGCCGGGCACGGCGCGCCTTACTGGACCGGGGCAGTGATGGTGTTGCTGGGGGCCCTGTCTCTGGCCACCCAGCTTGGCAACGGCACCCCTGTGGCAGAAACGTCTGAGGGTTGA